The DNA region CAGCCGAAGCCCTGCGAGGCCTGGGCAGCTGCCTCCATACTCTCTACTTCCGGTttcccctcagggctcagtgAATCTCCGGGGGAAAACTCACCGCCACCTACCCCGGTGCACACGTCCAAAGTGGCCTCCCAGGGGTCTACCACCCGCTTTCCTTTCACGAACTTTTCCATAGGTAATTTGGTAAGGGTTGTCGGTGGCAAGGGGAGGACTGTGTCAAGGCCCTGAGGGGGAGCTAATGACACCCTGAGTCTGAGAGACGTGGGTGTAGCTCAGGCCACGTTGCGTAGAGTCTGATTGCCTTGCCTGTGGCTTCTGTGAGATATGACTGCCATGGGGCGTGTATGACACGGTAGCCTTGAGGGTATGAAGTGCCTGTGGTGGTCAACAGGACAGACATAGCTTACTCCTTGGCTATCGTTGGGGGGTGCACGTGGTGCTTTCCGTGGAAACGCTAGCATGAAGAGAGGGCCTAATTCTTATGAGTTCTTTTCGTCCTCACTCAGTGTGTGGCCAACCCTTGATGAAAATCATGGGAGGGGTGGATGCGGAAGAGGGAAAGTGGCCCTGGCAAGTGAGCCTTCGGGTCAGACACATGCACGTCTGCGGAGGATCCCTCCTCAACTCCCAATGGGTGCTGACTGCGGCTCATTGCATACACAGGTGAGGAGTGATGGGGAAAGTTCTGGAGGGAAACCCGGCCGTCTAATCTACCTGCCTGACAAAAACATTCCAAAACAAAAGAAGGGGGCAGTCATGCTATGACCATCTTGTTACTAGAAATACTTAGGATGTCGGCACGGGCAAAACaattgaaagattttttttttttggttcttttttttcggagctggggaccgaacccagggccttgcgcttcctaggtaagcgctctaccactgagctaaatccccagccccaagagtttTTTAATAAAGAGTTTTagtgacagagacaggaaggtagagagTAGCAAAAGAGGTTGGTTGGGGCCATGTCGAGAAACGGGGACCAGGTGGAAAGGGTATAGTCATGGCTCATGAGGTAACACATCTTTTCCCACAGCCGAGTCCAGTACAACGTCAAGATGGGCGATCGGAGTGTCTACCGGCAAAATACAAGTCTGGTGATTCCCATCCAGAACATCTTTGTCCACCCTAAGTTCTCAACAACTACCGTTGTCCAAAATGACATTGCCCTTCTCAAGCTCCAACAGCCCGTGAATTTCACCTCTAGCATCCATCCTATTTGTGTCCCTACGGGGACTTTTCATGTGAAAGCGGGAACCAAATGCTGGGTGACAGGATGGGGCAAACCAGATCCAGGTGGTAAGACTTGGTGCTCAGAAGGAAGTTCGGCCTTATTCCTAGAGTAAGAGACAAAAGATGGTGGGGCGGCAGATTCCTTGGCAGACGGGTGGGTGGCAGGCAGCTTGGCAGGAGTCAAGGTAAACATCCGATGACAGCCCAagaaagcgctctctctctctctctctctctctctctctctctctctctctctctctctcgtgggAACTAGAGTTGTGTCAAATCTCCTCTTGCAGACTTGTGGGGCAATGTGCTTGAGTGGTTATAGGAATTGCTGTATTCCCCATGGACAAAGGCCAGAGGCGGTGGGATTCTCCTGGGTGGAAATTCACATTTGATTTATTTCACTTGCTGTGCGAGGGTCTATGCACCAAATGCCTGAACTGATACCTGcagagaagagggtgtcagagcccctgggactggagttatgagTTTTGAGTCTCCACACGCTGAGGGatgtgaacccaggtcctctgcaagaacaagtgcccttaactgctgagccatctctccagcactttgGGTGGATTTTTCCTCAGGACACCATGAGCTGATGGCCAGCTTCTCAATGGAAGTACCTATCTTGGTATTTATGGAGTTCCTTGTGCCTAGGGGAATTGGGTGAGCCACACACAGGTCTCTGCTGGTACGCTTCTTATCTGTGAGAAGTCACGCGTGGTAACTGTTAGGGTTCTGTCCCTGTGATTCATGTTCTAGAGTGTGAAGAAAATTGGCTGGGTGTGGTGTTACATGCAGGAGTATGGACAGTTTGTGACGAGTCAGGGCTATCTATGTAAAGACCCCATCTCActgacaaacaaaaaataaaagatgcaCAGGCTATCCCCTCTCTATAATTTTCACAGGCCATCTCCTCTCTATCGCATGGACACCAGTAATGTGTTTGATGGGTTGTCATTTCTTCATCCTCTAAGATTTTGCTTTCCCTTCAGAAATATTACCCTTCTCTCAGTTTTGACCCCTTTTAAGCAtgaaattgaacccaggcccttgaaCATTCTAGTGAAGGGCTCTAGCACTATGCTATAGTCACAACCCTTTCTacgttttgttttgagacagagtcttgctaagTTGCCCAagacagccttgaactcacactaTAGCTCAGGCAGGCCTTACCCTTGAGATTGTCCTGTCTTGGCCTCCCAAAGACTTACAGACTTAGGCCATTAGGCCTGGCTCAATTCTGCCTGTTACTCAATCTTTTCCTATAA from Rattus norvegicus strain BN/NHsdMcwi chromosome 8, GRCr8, whole genome shotgun sequence includes:
- the Prss42 gene encoding serine protease 42 precursor; translation: MASGGGSLGFVACLLLLQPKPCEAWAAASILSTSGFPSGLSESPGENSPPPTPVHTSKVASQGSTTRFPFTNFSIVCGQPLMKIMGGVDAEEGKWPWQVSLRVRHMHVCGGSLLNSQWVLTAAHCIHSRVQYNVKMGDRSVYRQNTSLVIPIQNIFVHPKFSTTTVVQNDIALLKLQQPVNFTSSIHPICVPTGTFHVKAGTKCWVTGWGKPDPGAPQIPTEILQEVDQSIILYEECNEMLKKMASTSVDLVKRGMVCAYKEGGKDACQGDSGGPLSCEFDNRWVQIGVVSWGIGCGRKGHPGVYTDVAFYNKWLITVVNQTACLHPVVFLILLLCLLTL